The following proteins are co-located in the Mesorhizobium sp. M1E.F.Ca.ET.045.02.1.1 genome:
- a CDS encoding helix-turn-helix transcriptional regulator, whose translation MDAVTHSPEDSRRRELGAFLRSRRERLSPADIGIATGARRRTPGLRREEVAMIAGVGTTWYTWLEQGRDVRPSVEVLTALCEALRLDAVEKRHLFILAGRQQPERRVAAPEKVDGPLLHMLQSLVLQPAYVVGRRWDVLAWNDAAAAVFGDYGLLEGDARNIVHLVFTSPHHRRLLVDWEELARVVLASFRAESAKYVGDPDFERLIALMMRSSPEFHDWWPRRDVARRLTGVKHVRHPTAGAMAFEHMSLSIDDGSDMRLIVYTPLAEQNSIAKLKKLLEAQPVERRSA comes from the coding sequence ATGGATGCCGTGACCCATTCTCCCGAGGACAGCCGCCGCCGCGAGCTTGGCGCTTTCCTGCGCTCGCGCCGCGAAAGGCTGTCGCCTGCCGACATCGGTATCGCGACCGGCGCCAGGCGGCGCACGCCTGGGCTGAGGCGCGAGGAAGTGGCGATGATCGCCGGCGTCGGTACCACCTGGTACACCTGGCTGGAGCAGGGCAGGGACGTGCGGCCTTCGGTCGAGGTGCTGACGGCGCTCTGCGAGGCGTTGCGTCTCGACGCCGTCGAGAAACGGCATCTGTTCATCCTCGCCGGCCGCCAGCAGCCTGAGCGGCGCGTGGCGGCGCCCGAAAAGGTCGACGGTCCGCTGCTGCACATGCTGCAAAGCCTTGTCCTGCAGCCGGCCTATGTTGTTGGCCGGCGCTGGGACGTGCTGGCCTGGAACGATGCGGCGGCGGCCGTGTTCGGCGACTATGGCCTGCTGGAGGGCGATGCCCGCAACATCGTCCATCTGGTGTTCACCAGCCCGCACCATCGCCGGCTGCTGGTCGATTGGGAAGAACTCGCCCGCGTGGTGCTCGCTTCGTTTCGCGCCGAGAGCGCCAAATATGTCGGCGATCCGGATTTCGAGCGGCTGATCGCGCTCATGATGCGCTCGAGCCCGGAGTTCCACGACTGGTGGCCAAGGCGAGACGTGGCGCGACGGCTGACCGGCGTGAAGCATGTCCGCCATCCGACCGCCGGCGCCATGGCGTTCGAGCATATGAGCCTGTCGATCGACGACGGCTCGGACATGCGGCTGATCGTCTACACGCCGCTTGCTGAGCAGAATTCGATCGCCAAGCTCAAGAAGCTGCTCGAAGCGCAGCCGGTCGAGCGGCGCAGCGCGTGA
- a CDS encoding TetR family transcriptional regulator C-terminal domain-containing protein: MEGSAPRRTRIQQEKRELILEAALEVFSANGFRGSTIDQIAEAAGMSKPNLLYYFRRKEDIHETLMQRLLDTWLAPLRELDDIGDPMTELRSYIRRKLEMARDFPRESRLFANEILQGAPRIMPMLEGELKTLVDEKAAVIKGWMRAGKIARTDPWHLIFAIWATTQHYADFDVQVRAVLGPDRGGDGRFEDAARFLEQLFLDGLKPKG; the protein is encoded by the coding sequence ATGGAAGGCTCAGCTCCCCGCCGCACCCGCATCCAGCAGGAAAAGCGCGAACTCATCCTGGAAGCCGCGCTCGAAGTCTTCTCCGCCAACGGTTTTCGCGGCTCGACCATCGACCAGATCGCGGAAGCCGCCGGCATGTCGAAGCCGAACCTTCTCTATTACTTCCGCCGCAAGGAAGACATTCACGAGACGCTGATGCAGCGGCTCCTGGACACCTGGCTGGCGCCGCTTAGGGAACTCGACGACATCGGCGATCCGATGACCGAGCTCAGGAGCTACATCCGCCGCAAGCTCGAAATGGCGCGCGACTTCCCGCGCGAAAGCCGGCTCTTCGCCAACGAGATCCTGCAGGGCGCGCCGCGCATCATGCCGATGCTGGAGGGCGAACTGAAGACGCTGGTCGACGAGAAGGCCGCCGTCATCAAGGGCTGGATGCGGGCCGGCAAGATCGCCCGTACCGACCCCTGGCACCTGATCTTCGCGATCTGGGCGACGACGCAGCACTACGCCGATTTCGACGTGCAGGTTCGTGCCGTGCTCGGCCCCGACCGCGGCGGCGATGGCCGCTTCGAGGATGCCGCCAGATTTCTGGAGCAGCTATTCCTTGATGGGCTAAAACCGAAGGGGTAG
- a CDS encoding SDR family oxidoreductase, with the protein MELKNKTVLVTGSTDGVGRVVAERLGAAGARVLVHGRDEARGKAAVAAIEAKGGKAEFLVADLSSLAEVRRLAETVRATTGRLDILINNAGVGTGGQAAKRQVSADGYELRFAVNYLAGFLLTSELLPLLEASAPARIVNVASAGQQAIDFDDVMLTHGYSGVRAYCQSKLAQILFTIDLAEQLKGAGVTVNALHPASYMDTTMVRQAGVTPWNSVETGADAILNLATSPALEGRSGLYFDGQRESRADAQAYDQKARRRLRALSLELTGQPSSISREQHS; encoded by the coding sequence ATGGAACTCAAGAACAAGACAGTTCTCGTCACCGGCTCGACCGATGGTGTCGGCCGAGTCGTCGCCGAAAGGCTCGGCGCCGCCGGCGCCCGCGTGCTGGTGCATGGCCGCGACGAAGCCCGCGGCAAGGCGGCAGTCGCCGCCATCGAAGCCAAGGGCGGCAAGGCCGAATTTCTCGTCGCCGACCTTTCCTCGCTTGCCGAGGTGCGCCGCCTCGCCGAAACCGTGCGCGCAACGACCGGCCGGCTCGACATATTGATCAACAATGCCGGCGTCGGCACCGGCGGCCAGGCTGCGAAACGGCAGGTGAGCGCCGACGGCTATGAGCTGCGCTTCGCGGTCAACTATCTCGCCGGCTTCCTGCTGACGTCGGAGCTGCTGCCCCTGCTCGAGGCAAGCGCGCCGGCGCGCATCGTCAATGTCGCCTCGGCCGGCCAGCAGGCGATCGACTTCGACGATGTCATGCTGACCCACGGCTACAGCGGCGTGCGCGCCTACTGCCAGAGCAAGCTGGCGCAGATCCTGTTCACCATCGACCTGGCTGAACAGTTGAAGGGCGCCGGCGTCACCGTCAACGCACTCCATCCGGCAAGTTACATGGATACCACAATGGTCCGGCAAGCCGGCGTCACCCCGTGGAACTCGGTCGAAACCGGCGCCGACGCCATCCTCAACCTCGCGACGTCACCGGCGCTTGAAGGGCGCAGCGGCCTTTATTTCGACGGCCAGCGGGAATCGCGCGCGGATGCCCAGGCCTATGACCAAAAGGCGCGCCGCCGGCTGCGGGCGCTCAGCCTCGAACTGACAGGGCAACCATCCTCGATATCCAGGGAACAGCATTCATGA
- a CDS encoding SDR family oxidoreductase codes for MSENIEHCVIIGGSSGIGLATAKRLVSPTMKVTITGRNEEKLRSALMSLGGTVGKAAFDATRQDEVRQFFDDLGPFDHLVLAASGGKGLGPFATLDLADIGSGVDEKVKPQLACLQAALPTLNKSGSVTFISAVSAQLAAPGIAGIGAINGMLLTVAPILAVELKPLRVNVVAPGVIDTPWWDFLPDEQRQAVFAEYAGKTPVGRIGRADDVAAAIAFLVSNGFMTGQVLTCDGGLRFAA; via the coding sequence ATGAGCGAGAACATCGAACACTGCGTGATCATCGGCGGCTCGTCCGGCATCGGCCTTGCCACGGCCAAAAGGCTGGTCAGCCCCACGATGAAAGTGACGATCACCGGCCGCAACGAGGAGAAGCTGAGAAGCGCCTTGATGAGCCTTGGCGGTACCGTCGGCAAGGCCGCTTTCGATGCGACCAGGCAGGATGAGGTCCGGCAGTTCTTCGATGATCTTGGGCCGTTCGATCATCTCGTTCTGGCCGCAAGCGGCGGCAAGGGGCTTGGGCCGTTCGCGACGCTTGACCTCGCCGACATCGGCAGCGGCGTCGACGAGAAGGTCAAGCCGCAATTGGCCTGCCTGCAGGCTGCTCTCCCGACGCTGAACAAAAGCGGATCGGTCACGTTCATTTCGGCGGTCTCGGCGCAGCTCGCGGCGCCCGGCATCGCCGGCATCGGCGCCATCAACGGCATGCTCTTGACCGTGGCGCCGATCCTCGCGGTCGAGTTGAAGCCGCTGCGTGTCAACGTGGTGGCGCCCGGCGTCATCGACACGCCCTGGTGGGACTTTTTGCCGGACGAGCAGCGGCAGGCGGTGTTTGCCGAATATGCCGGCAAGACGCCGGTCGGCCGCATCGGCCGCGCCGATGACGTCGCCGCCGCGATCGCCTTCCTGGTGTCCAACGGCTTCATGACCGGCCAGGTGCTGACCTGCGACGGCGGCCTGCGCTTCGCGGCTTGA